One part of the Phragmites australis chromosome 3, lpPhrAust1.1, whole genome shotgun sequence genome encodes these proteins:
- the LOC133910599 gene encoding uncharacterized protein LOC133910599: MECNKDEALRAKDIAEKKFASMDLQGAKRFALKAQSLFPTLEGIAQLITTLHIYLASAVKIAGEKDWYSILSVQMSVDDETLRKQYRKLVLQLHPDKNKSVGADDAFVMVQEAWNVLSDKQKRALYDQRRKAKVFQEQTSQSRKTSASPGAASASNNFAANASASNVGSSKQTVGSATSAVHQSRPWPTPLHRSARAPAALSTKDFTFWTSCDKCHMQYEFPREYLNLNLRCPGCYLPFIAIETPSTMGKHMSEDFIIGRGSVPSRKKMKTMGKDARVGSSSFPSSLGASSFRVPGGSMPISTNRSAYEFQAGVHDVPNREPRAPNHIRLKKFFNDDDRRSILREKGKAHIRNKLNEIKSKPSGHKTLEAF, translated from the coding sequence ATGGAGTGCAACAAGGATGAGGCCCTCAGAGCAAAGGAcattgcagagaagaagttcGCATCGATGGACCTACAGGGGGCCAAGAGATTCGCCCTCAAGGCACAGTCTCTCTTCCCCACACTTGAGGGAATTGCTCAGCTGATCACTACCTTGCATATATATCTTGCTTCGGCAGTGAAGATTGCTGGTGAGAAGGATTGGTACTCTATCCTATCCGTTCAAATGTCGGTGGATGATGAGACTCTGAGAAAACAGTATAGGAAGCTGGTTCTTCAGCTCCACCCCGACAAGAATAAGTCTGTTGGTGCTGATGATGCTTTTGTGATGGTACAAGAGGCCTGGAATGTGCTATCTGACAAACAAAAAAGAGCATTATATGACCAAAGGAGGAAAGCAAAGGTATTCCAAGAGCAGACATCTCAGTCAAGAAAAACTAGTGCTTCTCCTGGTGCAGCCAGTGCCTCCAATAACTTTGCAGCCAATGCTTCTGCATCCAATGTGGGATCAAGCAAGCAAACGGTAGGATCAGCAACATCTGCAGTGCACCAGAGTCGACCTTGGCCCACACCACTTCACCGTTCGGCTCGGGCTCCAGCTGCACTGTCAACAAAGGATTTTACATTTTGGACTTCATGTGACAAATGCCACATGCAGTATGAATTCCCAAGAGAATATCTGAATCTGAATCTACGCTGCCCCGGATGCTATCTGCCGTTCATAGCAATAGAGACACCAAGCACAATGGGTAAACACATGTCAGAGGATTTTATTATTGGAAGAGGTAGTGTTCCTTCTAGAAAGAAGATGAAAACTATGGGTAAAGATGCTAGAGTTGGTTCATCATCCTTTCCATCAAGTCTAGGAGCCAGTTCTTTTAGAGTGCCAGGTGGAAGCATGCCTATTTCTACCAACAGGAGCGCCTATGAGTTCCAAGCTGGTGTTCATGATGTGCCAAATCGGGAACCCAGAGCACCTAATCACATCAGGTTAAAGAAATTCTTCAATGACGACGATAGGCGGAGTATTTTGCGAGAAAAAGGGAAGGCTCATATAAGGAACAAGCTAAATGAGATAAAAAGTAAGCCATCAGGTCACAAAACACTGGAGGCGTTTTAA